A region from the Rubrivirga sp. SAORIC476 genome encodes:
- the rseP gene encoding RIP metalloprotease RseP — MEAIFNSLSYFLWVALALGVLVFVHELGHFLAARLFGMRVDAFSLGFPPNLLYKKVGQTEYRLGAIPLGGYVKIAGMVDESMDAEGLESDPEPDEFRSKPVWQRSIVISAGVIFNLVFAVILFAALALAYGRSYTPAENVPLEIAEGSVAAEMGLQSGDRVVAVNGERIERFEEVFTPESLAGDPFELTVLRADGEAVLTGPEGLASQLSRLSTEVERAGDDASLESVFGISLRLPPVLASVSAGSAADEAGLQAGDRILSIGGQPTVSWDRLTEQVQTSGGQPVEVVWARPDSLGAARPPARLVERRGAANVYAAEIAPRASGETYQLGVLLDATAIGQRTETLGLGAALASGVDRTVGNVTATFGFIGKLVTGRESVRDNVGGPLMIAKQSKEAADRGLRVFWEFVAYLSIALAVFNILPIPALDGGHLVFLAYEAVVRREPSLKVRLVVQQLGVALILALMVFVIFNDAVRWFG, encoded by the coding sequence ATGGAGGCCATTTTCAACTCGCTGTCCTACTTCCTGTGGGTCGCGCTCGCGCTCGGCGTGCTCGTGTTCGTCCACGAGCTGGGCCACTTCCTGGCCGCGCGCCTGTTCGGGATGCGCGTGGACGCGTTCTCGCTCGGCTTCCCGCCGAACCTCCTCTACAAGAAGGTGGGCCAGACGGAGTACCGGCTGGGCGCGATCCCGCTCGGCGGCTACGTCAAGATCGCGGGCATGGTGGACGAGAGCATGGACGCGGAGGGGCTCGAAAGCGACCCGGAGCCGGACGAGTTCCGGTCGAAGCCGGTCTGGCAGCGCAGCATCGTGATCTCGGCGGGGGTCATCTTCAACCTCGTCTTCGCCGTCATCCTGTTCGCGGCGCTGGCGCTGGCCTACGGCCGCTCCTACACGCCCGCCGAGAACGTGCCGCTGGAGATCGCGGAGGGCTCGGTGGCGGCCGAGATGGGGCTCCAGTCGGGCGACCGGGTCGTGGCCGTCAACGGCGAGCGCATCGAGCGCTTCGAGGAGGTGTTCACGCCGGAGTCGCTCGCGGGCGACCCCTTCGAACTGACCGTGCTCCGCGCCGACGGCGAGGCCGTGCTGACGGGTCCCGAGGGCCTCGCATCGCAGCTGTCGCGCCTGTCGACCGAGGTGGAGCGGGCGGGCGACGACGCCTCGCTGGAGTCCGTCTTCGGCATCTCGCTGCGGCTCCCGCCCGTGCTGGCATCCGTCTCGGCCGGGTCGGCTGCCGACGAGGCGGGGCTCCAGGCCGGAGACCGCATCCTGTCCATCGGCGGGCAGCCGACGGTGTCCTGGGACCGCCTCACCGAGCAGGTGCAGACCAGCGGCGGCCAGCCCGTCGAGGTCGTCTGGGCACGTCCCGACTCCCTCGGCGCGGCCCGCCCGCCCGCCCGGCTCGTCGAGCGCCGGGGCGCCGCCAACGTTTACGCAGCCGAGATCGCCCCCCGCGCGTCGGGCGAGACCTACCAGCTGGGCGTTCTGCTGGACGCGACGGCCATCGGGCAGCGCACCGAGACCCTCGGCCTCGGCGCCGCGCTGGCCTCGGGCGTCGACCGCACAGTGGGCAACGTGACGGCGACCTTCGGCTTCATCGGCAAGCTGGTGACCGGCCGCGAGAGCGTCCGCGACAACGTCGGCGGGCCGCTCATGATCGCGAAGCAGTCCAAGGAGGCCGCCGACCGCGGGCTGCGCGTGTTCTGGGAGTTCGTGGCCTACCTGTCGATCGCGCTCGCAGTGTTCAACATTTTGCCCATCCCGGCCCTCGACGGCGGGCACCTGGTGTTCCTCGCCTACGAGGCCGTCGTCCGCCGCGAGCCGTCGCTCAAGGTGCGGCTGGTGGTGCAGCAGCTCGGCGTCGCGCTGATCCTGGCGCTGATGGTGTTCGTCATCTTCAACGACGCTGTCCGCTGGTTCGGCTGA
- a CDS encoding 1-deoxy-D-xylulose-5-phosphate reductoisomerase has translation MLPDLRPPAPRPGADPRGVAVLGSTGSIGVQTLEVAARFPDRLRVVSLAAGTRWETLAEQARAVRPERVVIADESAYASLRGALAGTGIDVAAGAEAVRALAEDSGAEIVVAAIVGAAGLRPTLAAAESGKTIALANKESLVVAGALVRDAAARSGAVVIPVDSEHSALFQCLVGEPEGCVDRLVLTASGGPFRERPASTFGAITPAEAVAHPNWSMGAKISVDSATMMNKGLEVIEAHWLFDIPADRIDVVVHPESIIHSVVEFVDGSSKAQVGPPDMRVPIQVALSFPDRWPADHPRLDWTRTGPLTFEAADTDRFPCLGLAYAALRADGSSPAALNAANEVAVARFLDGSIRFPDVPRLVEAGLAVARPAGTLDDLLAVDRDARRAASEARAPYTV, from the coding sequence ATGCTCCCCGACCTTCGCCCGCCCGCGCCGCGCCCCGGCGCCGACCCTCGCGGCGTCGCCGTCCTCGGCTCGACGGGCTCCATCGGCGTCCAGACGCTGGAGGTGGCCGCGCGCTTCCCGGACCGGCTGCGCGTCGTGTCGCTGGCCGCGGGCACGCGCTGGGAGACGCTGGCCGAGCAGGCCCGGGCCGTCCGCCCGGAACGGGTCGTGATCGCGGACGAGAGCGCCTACGCGTCCCTCCGCGGCGCGCTCGCTGGCACTGGGATCGACGTGGCCGCAGGGGCGGAGGCCGTCCGCGCCCTCGCCGAGGACTCGGGTGCCGAGATCGTCGTCGCCGCCATCGTGGGCGCCGCGGGGCTCCGGCCGACGCTCGCAGCCGCCGAGTCGGGCAAGACCATCGCGCTGGCCAACAAGGAGTCGCTCGTGGTGGCGGGCGCGCTCGTCCGCGACGCCGCGGCGCGGTCCGGCGCGGTCGTGATCCCGGTCGACTCCGAGCACTCGGCGCTGTTTCAGTGCCTCGTCGGCGAGCCGGAGGGCTGTGTCGACCGTCTCGTCCTGACCGCCTCGGGCGGCCCGTTCCGCGAGCGCCCGGCGTCCACCTTCGGCGCCATCACCCCCGCCGAGGCCGTCGCCCACCCCAACTGGTCGATGGGGGCGAAGATCTCCGTCGACTCGGCGACGATGATGAACAAGGGGCTCGAAGTCATCGAGGCGCACTGGCTGTTCGACATCCCGGCGGACCGGATCGACGTGGTCGTCCACCCCGAATCGATCATCCACTCGGTGGTCGAGTTCGTGGATGGCTCGTCGAAGGCGCAGGTGGGGCCGCCCGACATGCGGGTGCCCATCCAGGTCGCGCTCTCGTTCCCGGACCGTTGGCCCGCCGACCATCCGCGCCTCGACTGGACCCGCACCGGTCCCCTCACGTTCGAGGCGGCCGACACCGACCGATTCCCCTGCCTGGGCCTGGCCTACGCCGCGTTGCGTGCGGACGGCTCGTCCCCGGCTGCACTGAATGCTGCCAACGAGGTCGCGGTCGCCCGCTTCCTCGACGGCTCGATCCGCTTTCCCGACGTCCCCCGCCTCGTCGAGGCCGGTCTCGCGGTGGCCCGCCCCGCGGGCACGCTCGACGACCTGCTCGCCGTTGACCGGGACGCCCGCCGCGCGGCCTCTGAGGCCCGCGCTCCCTACACTGTCTGA